The Candidatus Omnitrophota bacterium genome includes the window GGTTAAAGCCGAGATCTTTTAAAAGTTTTAATTTGTCCCTGTTGACGGTGCGCGGGTCGGTCTCAATGGCGATCTCCCCGTCAAGGTCCACATCAAAGGTGTCCGTGATCTTTGCGAATAAACGCCGGCATTGGTCCTCGCTCAAATATGTCGGGGTCCCTCCGCCCCAATGCAGTTGGCGCACGGTCTTTTTGCGGCCGATCAAGGCCGCGACCATGTCTATTTCTTTAAAAAGATGGTCCAGATATTCATTCCCGATCTTTTCTTCCCGGGCACGGATGACTTTGTTGCAGGCGCAAAAATAACACAATTGCTCGCAAAACGGGATATGGATATACAAAGACAGGGTCTTATCGTTCTGACCCAGCGCTTTTAATTTCCCGGCATACACCGCGGCGTCAATGGACGACGACCATTCCGGCGCCGTCGGATAACTGGTGTACCTGGGGCCGGCCACGTCGTATTTGAGGATGGTTTGCTTGTCAATGGTCAAAGACATAGGACGTGTTAGGTGCCGGATTAAACGTCGGCGGCTGGAGATTTCAATTGGTTCAAATTTCTTCGATTAAATTGAGCGCTGTCCCCCATTTTCGAACTAAATGTTAGATACTTTGCTAATTTTAATCTGAAGTTTTTCTGCCCACATGAGAGCTCCAATACCAGGAGCCAGAGTTATTACCATAACAAGCCAATTTATGATGTTTAACGGACTTAATAGCTCTTGTACTCCAGAAAAACCGCTTTTCATCCAAACGCCGATAATGCCCATAAATATCAAAATGCCAGCTAATGTGAGCCAAACATAGCCGAAGCATTGCAGTACCTTTATCCAAATTTTCACGCTTTCTCTCCCATTGATTTTTTCTCAGAAAAGAGTGTTTGTGCTTATTTCTTCTCGGGCGTGTAACCACCCCACAAACTGGCCATCATCAATTTTCCGGAATTCCCTGTCTGATCTCCACTTTCAAACCTTACCTCCCCCATCCAGTCATCAGTGACTTGACCAGGCATAAATTTCTGAAGTTCTTTTATCATAGAATCAATAATATTGATGGCTTTCTCCGCGTGCTCTTCCGTTAGCTCAAACGGATTCTTGGGAATACGCGTACTCGGCCAGACATCTCCCCTGAGAACGTTCACCCATGGAATTTCATTTCCGTTTTCTAACGTGATGGTTGAATTTTTTTCAAATTTAGCTGGGACAAACTGGTCTGCTTTGGGATGCGCAAACCAATTTCGAATTTTAACAAGCTCGTCAAACCATTGAAAAGGAATGCACGATTCATCAAACGTAACATCCCCATTGAGCCGACAGGTAAGTGGCGCTAGTAGCCATTTTTCACACGGTCCGATTTTCCTCTCAAGCTTTTCGTATGAGCCCGGAATATAAAAATCATCAAACACGCGGTTAATTAAAGCCTCTGCGGCAAAAACTGAAGATATGATTGAATGCCGTGCAAATAGACTTTTCAGCTTACTTGATTCCTTTGAGGCCATTAAAGCCAACGCTCGCGCATCATTTCTAAACAAATAAACGAAATTCAGTTCAACTTGATCTTTAGACATGTTTTATTGGAGTCACGGAATTTTTTATACGGCAGTTGGACTGTTTCAAGACCTTTAAGTATAGGCAAAACAGTAATTATACGTCCGTTATCGATCCATTTCAATTTGCTACGGAGAGCAATACAATATCTCCGACGGATCTCTGCCGGAATTGTTATTCTTCCATCCGCGTTAACCTTACTGATCATAGAGATTTGCCGGCCTTATTTGCTACAAATCGTTAAATTCCTCGACATTCAAATTCGCTTGTCGAATAAGACTTTTTAATAATCCAATACCAAGTTCTTTGTGTTGGGGAACGGACAACGTGTAGGGATAATCCGGCTTGACCAGCATCACGTGCGAACCGGCCTGGCGATCAACTGTCCAGCCGGCCCGCTTAAGCTTCTTTACTACTTCGGCGCCTGAACATAACCGCAGGCGATGACTCACACCAAGACCTCAACTTTTCTGACATGGCGGTGTCTCGTCTTGTCGTTCATCACAGCCAACCAACCGGAAATGGCTTCTTTGATGTTTACTTTTGCTTCAGCGATCGTTTTGCCTTGAGAAACGCATCCAGGCAAAGCAGGCACTTCAGCGAAATAATAACCTGTATCGTCTTGTTCAATAACAGCTAACAGTTTCATATGTTTTTACCTCCACGGTAAGTATAGCACATCCGGGCTGTCTAAAACGAAGAAAAATCAATCTTGTCGGGTGGCCTGGCGATGGTATTTGTTGAGGCGGGCGATGTGTTCAACGCTGATCTCTTTGGGGCAGGCGGCTTCGCATTGATAGGCGTTGGAACAATTCCCGAAGCCCTCGGCATCCATCTGTTTGACCATGTTCAAGGCGCGTCGGTCTTTTTCCACTTCGCCCTGGGGCAAAATATTCAAATGCACAACCTTGGCAGCCACGAAGAGCATGGCCGAGGCATTGGGACAAGCGGCAACGCAGGCCCCGCAACCGATGCACTCGGCGGTATCCATGGCCGTATCAGCTTTGTCCTTGGGCACAGCAACAGCGTTGGTATCGCAGGCCTGCCCGGTCTTGACGGAAATAAACCCGCCGGCCTGCATGACACGGTCAAACGCCGAACGGTCCACAGCCAGGTCTTTGAGAACGGGAAAGCCGCCGGCACGCCACGGCTCGATGACCAGGGTCTGCCCATCTTTAAAATGACGCATATGCAATTGGCATAAAGTCGTACCTTTTAACGGCCCATGAGGACGGCCGTTGATCACGGCCCCGCAAGCACCGCAGATACCCTCGCGGCAGTCATGGTCAAAGGCAATGGGTTCCCGGCCTTCCTTGGTCAAACGCTCATTGACCACGTCCAACATTTCCAAAAAAGACATGGCCGTGTCAATGCCCTCGGCCTTATAGGTCTCAAAACGGCCCTGGGACTGCGCGTTCTTCTGCCGCCAGACCTTTAATGTGAGATTGATTATTTTATTCATATATTCCTAAATAAGGGCGATTCATGAATCGCCCCTACGTACAGGCGTATGGCCATACGCCCCTACTTGTACGATCTCTGCGCCAAATGCGCTTCCTCAAATTTCAATTCTTCCTTATGCAGGGTGGGGGTTTGGCCAACACCGTTGAACTGCCATGCCGCGACATAAGAAAATTGGTCATCCCGGCGCAGGGCCTCCCCTTCGGGGGTCTGGTATTCTTCACGGAAATGTCCGCCGCATGATTCTTCGCGCTGCAAAGCATCGGTGACCAAAAGTTCAGCGAATTCCAAAAAGTCCGCTACCCGCCCGGCGCGCTCCAGCGCCTGATTAAGGTCTTCGCCGGAACCAAGGACGTTCACATTTCTCCAAAACTCCTCACGGATCTTTGGGATCTGCGTCAGGGCTTCTTTAAGCCCGGCCGCATTGCGGGCCATGCCGCATTTATTCCAGAGCAAATGGCCCAGCTGACGGTGAAAATCATCCACCGTGCGCTTGCCTTTGATGGACAGTAATTTCTTAACACGTTCATGAATGTCCTGTTCGGCGTTCTTGAATTCAGGATGGTTAACGGTGTCTTTCACTCCGGGTTTGACGTGGGCCAGATAATCACTGACGGTATAGGGTGCTACAAAATATCCGTCCGCCAGACCCTGCATCAGGGCGCTCGCCCCCAGACGGTTGGCCCC containing:
- a CDS encoding type II toxin-antitoxin system HicA family toxin: MSHRLRLCSGAEVVKKLKRAGWTVDRQAGSHVMLVKPDYPYTLSVPQHKELGIGLLKSLIRQANLNVEEFNDL
- a CDS encoding type II toxin-antitoxin system HicB family antitoxin; amino-acid sequence: MKLLAVIEQDDTGYYFAEVPALPGCVSQGKTIAEAKVNIKEAISGWLAVMNDKTRHRHVRKVEVLV
- a CDS encoding succinate dehydrogenase/fumarate reductase iron-sulfur subunit, with product MNKIINLTLKVWRQKNAQSQGRFETYKAEGIDTAMSFLEMLDVVNERLTKEGREPIAFDHDCREGICGACGAVINGRPHGPLKGTTLCQLHMRHFKDGQTLVIEPWRAGGFPVLKDLAVDRSAFDRVMQAGGFISVKTGQACDTNAVAVPKDKADTAMDTAECIGCGACVAACPNASAMLFVAAKVVHLNILPQGEVEKDRRALNMVKQMDAEGFGNCSNAYQCEAACPKEISVEHIARLNKYHRQATRQD